One Thermococcus sp. genomic window, ATCTAATCCGGTTCGCTCCCCTGGCCTTCGTCCCTCACCGTCGGACCCGTTCCAGCCGGGCGCCTTCGCCACTGGCGGTCCCCCTGGGATTATAGGATTTCACCCCTACCCCAGGGGTACCCCCGGCCTCTCCCGGTCCCAAGGCCCGCAGTATCCCCAGCAAGCCCCACGGTTGAGCCGTGGGATTTCGCCAGGGACTTACGGGCCCGGCTACGGACGCTTTAGGCCCAATAATAGCGGCCACCACTCGGGCCGCCGGTATTACCGCGGCGGCTGCCACCGGCCTTGCCCAGCCCTTATTCCCGGAGCTTTTTACACTCCGGAAAAGCCGTGGCTGTGCCACGGCACTGGGGGTCCCCCCGTCGCGGTTTCCCGCATTGCGGAGGTTTCGCGCCTGCTGCGCCCCGTAGGGCCTGGACCCGTGTCTCAGTGTCCATCTCCGGGCTCCCACTCTCATGGCCCGTACCGATCTTCGGCTTGGTGGGCCGTTACCCCACCAACTACCTAATCGGCCGCCGGCCCATCCTCGGGCGGGCAGATGCCCCTTTCGGCCTGAGGACCTTCCAGTACCTCAGGCCTATGGGGGATTAGCCCCAGTTTCCCGGGGTTATCCCCCTCCCGAGGGTAGGTTACCGACGTGTTACTGAGCCGTCCGCCGGTGCGCGCAGAGCGCGCCCCATGACTCGCATGGCTTAGTCGGACCCCCATAGCAGTGGCCTCCGGCAGGATCAACCGGAATTGAGCAAGGAGTACGGCCGGTGGGACTTCCCTCAAGGGGAAGTACCAAATATCCGTCCGGGGTTTAGTCGGGATGTCGGGCCTGCCTTACCCCCGAGGGGTCCGCCTTTCGGCGTTTCCTCGGGAGCGCACCTTTTTGTGACCCGGGCTGGAGGGCGGGGTTCATGAGTGGGTGCTTTGCACCCTGTCCCCCCGACGCCGCCGTCTTGGCGCCCGGGTGTTTCGCGCCCTGTTCGGGCGCTCCACCCAATAGGGGTGAACCCCAGCAGTGAAAAATTTTTGCAAAACCCCTCACCGGGCATATTTTAAAAAAGAAGCTGTCAAAAAGCGCCGCTAAAATGCATAATTTTAGACATAAAAATGGCAAAAATTTTTGCAAGATTCGGAGGAACACAAACATGGAACTGAGGAAAGCAACCACCGAGACCACAACACTCACTGTGAGGGACTCCTCATCACCCACCCAGACAGGCGCCGAGAGACACGGCCACGTACCAGCCGAGTGTGATCATAGGGAAGTCAGAAGGAGCGTGGGTTATCACTCAGGGGTAGCAACCTGCCGAGAAAGAAAACCCGGAGAGACATGGCAGGGGTCATCACCCAAGGAGCACCATACCTGTCCTGCAAAGGAGAGAAAAAGGACGGGGCGGCCAGCTTCTCCCTTAAAGAGACCACCGCTAAAGGCCCAATATGTCAGGCACTACGCTTATCTTCGAAACCGGCGTCGGTATGGTGTTCGTGACGGCAAGCTCGTCAACGGCTTTGCCCACCCTCTCTATTGCCCCCTCGGCGAAAACTCCGTGAGTGGCCGCGACGAAGACTTTCTCCGCACCCATCTCCCTCAGCAGGTTTGCGGCCCTGACCATCGTCCCCCCTGTGCTTATGATGTCATCGACTATGAGCACGTTCTTCCCCCTCACATCAACGTCAACAGGCTTCATCTGAACCTCCGTCGGGGAGATGCGAACCTTGTGGAAGTGGCTGTACTCAAGGCCCAGCCTTTCGGCAACTGCCTTCGCCCTTGCAAGGGCCCCCTTGTCAGGGGCGAGAACAATTCCCTCACCGAGCTTCTCTCCGAAATAGTCCGCTATGGCCCTCGCCGGAGAAAGGTTGACCGCCTTGCCGGGGAAGAACCTGAGGGTCTCGGGGTTGTGGAGGTCAAAGACATAGAGCTCATCGTAGTAAACGGCCAGGACTCTGAGTATGGCCCTAACGCTCACGGGCTCTCCGTCCTTTGTGACCCGATCCTGTCTGGAGTATGCCAGGTAAGGGACGACGACTCTGAGCTTCTGAACCCCCCGCTCGCGCAGCGCATCGGCCATCAGAATCAGCTCAATCAGATGCTCGTCTTGGGGAGAGAACGTGGACTGAACAACGGTAACCTCCTCCGAAGAACCCAGGATTCTGACGTACTTCTCACCGTCGGGGAATCTCTTTATCTCAACATCAAGAACCTCGCCGCCCAGGGCCCTTAGCTCATCCTCCAGATGCCTGGCACCGCTTCCGACCACGAACATTAGCACCACCTCGTTTTGCCGTTGGAATGTTCAATCAGGGACTTATAAACCCACCGTCATACCAGAAGGACGGCAATAACACCCGCGAGGAAGATTCCGTCGAAGGTGCCGGCACCCCCTATGCTGACCATCGGGGCACCCAGGTTCTTGATACGCCCCCAGTTCATTATATCCGCGCCGATGAGGACTCCCATCGTTCCGCTGACGTAGGCCACGAGGTTGGGGTTGCCGTCCCCCAGAAGCCAGCCGAGGATCATGGCTATCAGCGGAGGGAGGAACATGGGCATCGCTATCCCCAAACCCTTGACGGGCCTAGCAAAGGCGTGGCTGAAGACGGCAGCTATCACCGTGGCCAGAAGCGTGTTGAAGAGCAGAGCGAACTGGCCCAGATAGAGCAGCCTGAAGATCTCATAGAGGACAATACTCAGAGGAACCAGCGCCCCGCCGACGTTTATGGCTATTATAACCCTCCTCTCAGCCCAATCAAAGTAGGGGACGGGATAGGAGATGCCGAAAAAGCGAACCTCCCTCAGGCCGATGACCGGCTCGTAGGAGACCTCCTCCGCGATGGGGATGTTGATGAAGCTCCCGAGAAGTGCGAAAATGAAGAGTGCATACGCGACTTCGGGGGGTATTCCAAGCTTCTCAAATGCCGCCATGACTATGCTCGAAAATATGACGAATACTGCCAGGAAGATGATGAATATCAGGAAGAGAACCGGAAGCGAAACGGGAGGGATTATGAAGCGCCTCTTATTCATCCTCCACCACCACGTTGGCCCACACCTGGGCGCCCCTTGGGATGCGAACTTTCCTCGGCCCATCGAACTTCTCCGCGTTGCGGAAGACCCAGGCGTATAGGGGCTTCCCTCCGGAGTACTCCCTAAGAAAATCCACATCAACCAGATGCTTGTCGGCATGTTCACTGAGCTCCTCTGGGGTGAATGGACCGAGAACGTCAACCAACTCCGCACTTCCAACGGCCCTGCCGCCGCTGATTATGAGGACTCTCCCTCTGATCCTAGTCCGGGATTTTCTTATCTCCCAGACCTTCTTCCCCTCGGCTATGAGCGTTGCGAAGGGTTCGCGCACTATCAGACCCCTTTTGCGGTTTGAATTCTCGGCACACATCAGTATGGTGACGAAAACGAAGTATATAAAATCTACGCCAGACTCTCCGAAACTAGCTCGGCAAGTTTTCAAAAAGAACCGCCAATGAAAAACTTTAAGTCCACCTCACCGAACCCATCAGAGGAGGTATCACCGATGAAGATTATCTGGTACGGACACGCGTGCTTTTGGGTCGAGACGAATGGTGTGAGACTGCTCATCGACCCGTACCCAGAGGTTGACGACGACAGGATAGGAGAGGTGGACTACATACTGATAACCCACGAGCACGTTGACCACTACGGCAAGGTCGAGCTGCTCTCAAGGCTGAGAAACGCCGAGGTCATAGGGCCGAAGCCGGTATACATGATGGCCATCAGCGACGGCGTGACCAGGGTCAGGGAAATAGAGGAAGGGCAGACGCTGGAACTTGGGAACGGCGTCAAAGTTACCGCCGTCTACATGGAGCACCCCTCAAGCCAGTACCCCGTGGGCTACCTCATAGAGGGAGACAGGACCCTTTTCCACACCGGCGATACCTATTCAACCCCCGCCCTCCAGAAGCTCCGCGGGAAGGTGGACGTTCTCTTAGTACCCATCAGCGGGCGCTCAACGGCAAACGAACGCGAGGCGGCGCAGATAATAGAGGACATAAGACCCAGAATCGTCATCCCGATGCACTATGGGATTTACGGGCAGGGGAGCGTCGAAAAGCTCCAGAACGAACTGAGAAAGCGGCGCATCTGGGTCATGGTTCGCCCCATGGAACCCTATGAGGAGCTCACCCTATAGCGGTGGGGCTGATGCTCACCACGGGGGTAAAATCACTCGACGAGCTTCTCGGAGGGGGCATAGCCGAGGAAGTTCTGACCCAGATTTACGGGAGCTTTGCCACCGGGAAGACAACGCTCGCGGTGCAGATAGGCCTTCTCAGTTCGGGAAAGGTCGCCTACGTTGACACTGAGGGAGGCTTCTCACCGGAAAGGCTGAGCCAGATGGCCGAGTCCCGGGGGTTTGATCCGGAGGAGGCCCTTCAAAGATTTATCCTTTTCACGCCCTCCGATTTCAAGGAGCAGAGGCGCACCATAGGAAGCCTGAAAAAGGTCGTTGATGGGTCGTTTTCCCTCGTGGTGGTGGATTCAATAACGGCACACTACCGCGTTGAAGAGCACAGGAAGAACCTCACGGCCGAGCTCGGCAAACAGCTCCAGGTTCTCCTGTGGATAGCGAGGAGAAACCGCATCCCCGTGATAGTCATAAATCAGGTTCACTTCGACAGCAGGGCGGAGAGGATGAAGCCCGTCGCCGAACACACCCTCAACTACCGCACCAAGGACATCCTCAGACTCGACAAGCTCAACACGCCCGGGATGAGGGTGGCCCTCCTGGAAAGACACAGGTTCAGGCCGGAGGGAGGGATGGTCTACTTCAGGATAACGGAGAAGGGGATTGAGGACGCAATCGAAACAAAACAAGAAAACGTCTGAATATTACCCGCAGGGCATACTACCGATTTTGTGATGGCCGGCGGGTGGATCAAAACTTTGGTTCTGTCGCTTCAAGCTCCTTAACGAGTTCAATCGTCTTCCTCAGGATTTCAACGACTTTGTAGATGTGTTCAAGCTCATCGAGGCTTGGCTTTCTTCCCTTCCTGCCCTTGAGGTAAGTCCTTCTGCCACGTTTAATAAGCTCCTGTTAAGGGGCTTCCACCGCAACTTTTTTTACACTCCAGTGCTCTACTATATCTGGTGATACTATGGGAATCACAAAAGTAACTAGGAACTATCAAATTACTATCCCGAGCGATATTAGGAAGAAGCTGGGAATTAAAGTGGGGGACGTTCTCGTCATCGAGATCGAAGACGGGAAGGCCGTGATCAAAAAGAGCGACCTTGAACTCCCCTTACTGCCCGGGGGAAAGGGGCTGAAGGTCGAGGATATCGAAGAGGCCATAAGAAAGGGGCAGGGTGAGGAGGAGTGACGGTAATAGACACCAACGTCTTCATATACGCCACCCTGAGGGATTCGGAGTTCAACCCGGAAGCGAGAAGCCTACTTGCATCACTGGAGAGGTGGATCGTCCCCAGCATGGTTCTCTACGAGCTCTACTGGTTTTTCAGGGAGGAGGGTTACAGCTGGGAAGACATAATGAAGGTGGTCTCCTCAATTCTGAAGAGCCCAAGGACAAAGGTAATCGGGGATGGCGGAAAGTACACAAAACGCGCGCTGGAGCTAACCAAGAATCCAAAGCGCTTCAACGACATGGTAATCCTTGCCATGGCGGAGGACTTCAAAAGGCTGGCGACATATGATAGAAGACTGAAAAAAGAGGCGGAAAAGCTGGGCATCAAAACCCTGCCCTAAACCCGCTCATATACCTCCTGCACTATCCTGAGCACCGCCCTGTAGAGCTTCTCCGTGATGACACCCTCCTCGTAGTGCTGGGTGAGCTTCTCCTTGTCTATTATCTCCTTCTTGCCGTCCGGCCACTTGACGATGTCAACTTCGAGGTCTATGTAGCGCGCCCTGTCCGGGTATATCTCCACCGGCGTGTTGATGTTGTAGTACTCGCCCTTGGGGTTGCCGTTGCGGTCGTAGTAGCGGTGCACGAACCACCACTTTCCGGCCTCTATCTCCGTTATGACGTAGTCCCCGAACTCTATGGGCATGTCCAGGCCGTCGTAGAACTTTCCGGGCTTGAGGTGCCGCTTGAACCTCACCCTGAGCGGGTTCTGGGACACTTCGAGTATCTCGCCGGGCCCTATCTTTATCCTCTGCCCGTCGGGCTTGTAGTGCTCAAGGCTGAATAGCCAGCCCTTCTTGGGGCCCTTGTTGGCTATGAGAGCCTCCCAGAAGCCCGTCTTTACCTTCTCCCTCTGGGTGGGAACCTTCGAGAGGATTCCCTCCGCTATCTCCACCGCAAAGCTCAGCTCCGGATCGTAGGCCTTCAGCTGGTGGTGACCCTCAACCGTTGGAACGACCCGGTTCCTTATCTCGTCGAGCTTCTTCTTGGCCCCGCCGCCGAACTCAACCTCGTATATGTTCCTCCCCTCTATGATGAGGGAGGGGGCCGTGTAGGAGTCCGCCTTCTTGAGCCTGTCCGCCAGCTTGGAGAGGTTTATTATCTCGTCCCGAAGGGTGTTCCAGTCCTTGTAGGCTGCGGCCGTCCTCCAGAGGATACCCCATTCGCCCAGGTCTATGCTGAGTCCGAGGATGCGGAGCCTCTCGCGCTCGCTCTGCTCCCTTATCTTTCTGGATATCTTGACGTGCCTCTGTGCACCTATCGGCTTCGGGATTAGAACGGCATAGTCACCGGGGATCGTGAGGGTAACGCTCAGCTGGGGAAGGAGGTTGTGCTTCTTAACCTGAACGAGGACCTCATCGCCCTCCATCGCACGCGGCAGTTCGCTGGCGACCACTGTTCCGATGGCGCTTCCTATGTCTATGTAGACGTAGCGCTCGTCCCTCTTGACCACCATCCCCTTGTAGATGCCGTAGAGCTGGTAGGGGAGCTTCCTAAAGAAAACGTCTATGAGCTCGTCCTCAAGGACTGCCTTTACCTCCTCAACCTTCGTCCCGACCAGGATTACCCCGTGGTGGTCTTTTTTGTCGTAAACATCAACATCAAACTCGTCGTAGGTCTTTTCGAGGTTGAAGCGCTCGACGATCCTGTTGCTGGGCTGTGAGATTCCAAAGCCCCTGTCGAGGAAGAGCTTTGTAAGGGCTGTTGAGTAGATGCCCCTAACTCGAACTGAAACTCCTGTGTCTGTAGACACCTTCACCACCCCTCATTTTCTTTTCCACCACTCCGATGAGCGTGAGTCCTTCGAGTATATCCTCGGCGTTCCCGACGCCGCTGAGCTTTTCAACGTTTCTCGCCTCGACCCAGAGCAAACCTCTGGAGTGCCAGTCTCTCAGGGCCTCCTCAACCTTATGGACGTCGCCCGGATGGGTGTACAGCCTGAGCAGGAAAACCTTTAAGATTCCAAGCTCGGCCTCAAGTGTCTTAATTTTTCTGAGCTCCTCCATTATACCAACGGGTACCTTTTTCTCCTTTTCGCCCCCCGCCAAAAGGCTCAGCCCCTCGACCTCCCGGAGCATCTCGCCCAGTGCCTTCCTGACTGCGTAGTCGTAAACCCTGTGGAACTGGACGAGCCGGTCCAAGGCCGTCGAGAGCTTTATCTTTGTGTCGTAGTCGTGCTCCTTGACGAGAAGGGAAAGTATCTCCTCAAGGCGAAACTTCATCTGATACTCGTTGCGGTACAGCTCCTTCGCCTGCTCCTCTATGTGGCCGCCGAAGCTCCCCATCTCACGGTACAGAGACGACGCTATCTCAAGCTTCTCCCTCGATATGTTGTAAAGGGACCTCACCTTTTCCAGAAGAGCCTCTCCATCCCTTTCCTCGTAGATGGCCGGAAACTGTCGCTCAAAAGTGGAGTGAAGCGACTCGAGGTGTGAAAGTTGGGCCTTAACCTCCTCAACGTTCATGCGGAAAACCCCCTGGCCTTAATCTTGCGCTTCCCCCTACTTGTAGTTTTCGATGGGGGTGTG contains:
- a CDS encoding AbrB/MazE/SpoVT family DNA-binding domain-containing protein, giving the protein MGITKVTRNYQITIPSDIRKKLGIKVGDVLVIEIEDGKAVIKKSDLELPLLPGGKGLKVEDIEEAIRKGQGEEE
- a CDS encoding MBL fold metallo-hydrolase, whose amino-acid sequence is MKIIWYGHACFWVETNGVRLLIDPYPEVDDDRIGEVDYILITHEHVDHYGKVELLSRLRNAEVIGPKPVYMMAISDGVTRVREIEEGQTLELGNGVKVTAVYMEHPSSQYPVGYLIEGDRTLFHTGDTYSTPALQKLRGKVDVLLVPISGRSTANEREAAQIIEDIRPRIVIPMHYGIYGQGSVEKLQNELRKRRIWVMVRPMEPYEELTL
- a CDS encoding DUF1614 domain-containing protein, which gives rise to MNKRRFIIPPVSLPVLFLIFIIFLAVFVIFSSIVMAAFEKLGIPPEVAYALFIFALLGSFINIPIAEEVSYEPVIGLREVRFFGISYPVPYFDWAERRVIIAINVGGALVPLSIVLYEIFRLLYLGQFALLFNTLLATVIAAVFSHAFARPVKGLGIAMPMFLPPLIAMILGWLLGDGNPNLVAYVSGTMGVLIGADIMNWGRIKNLGAPMVSIGGAGTFDGIFLAGVIAVLLV
- a CDS encoding ribonuclease E/G produces the protein MSTDTGVSVRVRGIYSTALTKLFLDRGFGISQPSNRIVERFNLEKTYDEFDVDVYDKKDHHGVILVGTKVEEVKAVLEDELIDVFFRKLPYQLYGIYKGMVVKRDERYVYIDIGSAIGTVVASELPRAMEGDEVLVQVKKHNLLPQLSVTLTIPGDYAVLIPKPIGAQRHVKISRKIREQSERERLRILGLSIDLGEWGILWRTAAAYKDWNTLRDEIINLSKLADRLKKADSYTAPSLIIEGRNIYEVEFGGGAKKKLDEIRNRVVPTVEGHHQLKAYDPELSFAVEIAEGILSKVPTQREKVKTGFWEALIANKGPKKGWLFSLEHYKPDGQRIKIGPGEILEVSQNPLRVRFKRHLKPGKFYDGLDMPIEFGDYVITEIEAGKWWFVHRYYDRNGNPKGEYYNINTPVEIYPDRARYIDLEVDIVKWPDGKKEIIDKEKLTQHYEEGVITEKLYRAVLRIVQEVYERV
- a CDS encoding ASCH domain-containing protein, giving the protein MCAENSNRKRGLIVREPFATLIAEGKKVWEIRKSRTRIRGRVLIISGGRAVGSAELVDVLGPFTPEELSEHADKHLVDVDFLREYSGGKPLYAWVFRNAEKFDGPRKVRIPRGAQVWANVVVEDE
- the radB gene encoding DNA repair and recombination protein RadB, whose amino-acid sequence is MLTTGVKSLDELLGGGIAEEVLTQIYGSFATGKTTLAVQIGLLSSGKVAYVDTEGGFSPERLSQMAESRGFDPEEALQRFILFTPSDFKEQRRTIGSLKKVVDGSFSLVVVDSITAHYRVEEHRKNLTAELGKQLQVLLWIARRNRIPVIVINQVHFDSRAERMKPVAEHTLNYRTKDILRLDKLNTPGMRVALLERHRFRPEGGMVYFRITEKGIEDAIETKQENV
- a CDS encoding ribose-phosphate diphosphokinase; protein product: MFVVGSGARHLEDELRALGGEVLDVEIKRFPDGEKYVRILGSSEEVTVVQSTFSPQDEHLIELILMADALRERGVQKLRVVVPYLAYSRQDRVTKDGEPVSVRAILRVLAVYYDELYVFDLHNPETLRFFPGKAVNLSPARAIADYFGEKLGEGIVLAPDKGALARAKAVAERLGLEYSHFHKVRISPTEVQMKPVDVDVRGKNVLIVDDIISTGGTMVRAANLLREMGAEKVFVAATHGVFAEGAIERVGKAVDELAVTNTIPTPVSKISVVPDILGL
- a CDS encoding PIN domain-containing protein encodes the protein MTVIDTNVFIYATLRDSEFNPEARSLLASLERWIVPSMVLYELYWFFREEGYSWEDIMKVVSSILKSPRTKVIGDGGKYTKRALELTKNPKRFNDMVILAMAEDFKRLATYDRRLKKEAEKLGIKTLP